The Miscanthus floridulus cultivar M001 chromosome 6, ASM1932011v1, whole genome shotgun sequence genomic interval GTCCCACCCCTCTCAAGGTTAGTATCAAGGGTCGAGAAATCAGTTGAAGGAAAGGCAAAGGAAAGGGGAACTTACAAAGATGATGTAGCCCaactccggccgcattggaggataaCCCGACACCAGGTAGACAAAGTCGAGAGTGGCACCCACGTCGTCCtgcaaaggctccatcgcctccttgatgcgttgcgtgatctcagagttggggagcatCCCATCGGCGAGCGCCGTTCCGTCGAATGACGCCTCGGGCACCATCGCATATAGCGGGAGCGCACgcatcatcaacggcgccaccctccttacGTGGTAAGCCCCGATGACGCTTGACCCCTTCATGTTGTTGTCCTTCAAGATttggatggcggcgatgtggtctcggatcttcttcttgtccttctccaggacgccccacttcctccacgacttcggggcctcttcgatcaggcgcccggtgaactccgGCAGAGGGTCAACGGTGTCGTTCTtaaggtagaaccactgcgaatgccaccccttattaGATGTCGAAAGCCACATAGACGGGTACTCACCGACCTAATTGTTTCGAAGttggatgccggcgcaccccatcggcatgtgcagctcctgcctgccgcttttctccctcttcttctggaggttgaCGGCAAAGAAGTGCCTCCACAAGTCGAAGTGgcggctgatccctaggaatctgTCGCACAGCGCAACTCGATCatgtagtagtgcagcaacccCCGAAGAAATTTGTCGGCGGGGGTCACGAGCCCACGCTCGTAGAAGTGGGCGAACAACACCACATAGCCGTCGGGCGGCAATGGCAAATCCTCATcgccgggcagcagccactcctcagcTGAGGTCCGCGCGTGGAGAAGACTGcgacggacgaggccctccatgcgctagaaggtgatgtttgaacggcaccatggatccattagaGATGGGAGCGGATGGATGCGATCTTAACGGCGGCGGAGATGcagaggcaggaaacctaagcagTGGCGATGGCGGCGTGGCTACGGAGGCAAgaatgcaagcatgcatatgaaACTCGGAGGGCtagccctttggttttatagaggcaacaggtgcgaggaaaccaaccatccGCCTAGATTTCCGCGCCTGCTAGGACCTGCCACCACATTTCGCCGTGGGACGTGCGCACACAACCTACGTCCGTTCCCTCGGAAAACTTGCCGGATGTTTCGCCTTCCCGAATGGGCCACAACCCGTCACAGGTaaaagggatacggagctaaaaacgctcctacggcccgtctaggcccaagagttcgaaggttggcccaccgatagGTTCGACAACTGCTCCagacacctttagagtgaggggtgaaaAGGGATGGGCCATTAGCGGCCAGTACCCGAGCGCACGAGCGCCGCGGGCATCctggcccatgttcgagtctcggccggatatgatccatggtttttcctcgaagaaaagcACAGAGCCTTCGGAACCGGTCAAAcgaacccgagaactatatgaatTGACCgctaagaatctagagtcggtcactaaGCTGACCCAAGCCGGATCTCCGCGAACGGGATGCCggggccccacttggactagcctattaacagctcaccgagcaccataatTCGTCGAGAAAAATCATGGGACGGCTTGGCGCCTCTGTTTTTATCTGAAAGACAATCGCAAAGACAAGTGTAAAATCAGTTTTTTGGCAGCGATTTTAGTGCATAGACAAGTGTATAGGTGTATTTGCACCAGGAAGAATCCGGAAGCGTGTGTTGCCATCCGAACTAGTAGAAAACTGATATTGTGGATCGACTAGACCGTGCAAGAACTCGCTAGTAGCGATCAATTTATCCTAACAGACTCTTATATTACTTGTTGCCCGTCCTTTTTCCAAAACTTAGATAGAAACGTGTATTGCCACGCGACCCTGCAGTACGTCAGTTAATTAGGATGGCGCTTGCCAGTGGCGTGCGCCTTGTGACGCAAGCCGATATTGATGATTGATGGCAACAAGTAATATAAGAGTCTGTTAGGATAAATTGATCGCTACTAGCGCGTTCTTGCACGGTCTAGTCGATCCACAATATCAGTTTTCTACTAGTTCGGATGGCAACACACGCTTCCGGATTCTTCCTGGTGCAAAGACACCTATACACTTGTCTATGCACTAAAATCGCTGCAAAAAAACTGATTTTAAACATAGGGGAAAAAACACCTATTTAAAGGAAGACAATCGCAAAGACGAGCCGATCCTCGATCGAACCCCTGCTACAGGCAGGGGCTCGAGGAAAATTGGACTCGCACGAAGGTCGAACGCACGGCCACAGAACGACAGACCCCCGTAGTGGTCGAAATCAGCAAAGATTTTTcccgacccaccaaatctcacggctatacccccgaggAGTCCAATCTCGACGAAAAGGAATCACCGTCCCCAGGTCACGCCGTGGactacaaaagaaggccaaggcccccAGAGTCCTCCCGTTCAGAAAAGCccccgaaggagtattctactcctccgcaggctcgggggcgACTATCGGAAACCAacactagggtacccgaagaggagaggCAAATGGTCGGCAACATTAGTtcatccgagtagtcaagagcgcgactacggcTCCAACCGGCCCCCAggtgcacgggctccgcctcgatcGACCTCTAGGGAGCTCAtgggggtgggctctgcctcgtccgacaccgaagccgcgagctccgcctcgcccgaccccaaggtcgcagcCTCCGGCACGCCCGAtctctgggggggggggggctccgcctcgctcgacctctaggggcgggctcagcctcacccgacctcgaggccgcgggctccgccttgcctgacctctgggggcgggcaccgcctcacccgacaccgagtccgcgggcttcgcctcacccgaacctgaggccgcgggctccgcttCACCTGACTcagaggccacgggctccgcctcgcccgacggggtCCCATACTGccgtcaaccactccaggtccaggcgtatgggcttgggtcaaaactctgacaccaagaaaaagaccggcacgccccgatgtaacccatggccatgacaggTCATgtctgaggattcacatcaagaacagcgtcgggcgtactggtgatgttctgcctaacccccgtacgaacactgacaggcgcgtcagctcACCGCGATGTCCGCTGTGATGGAATGGAACGCTATGATtggcagacgacgcctgcgcatggcgctagtggcgggcagggccacgacgtggagttGTCCCTGTTGACATATACGGGGTCGGCGGGACCagcatgaaggataagaaggacccggcgatcctgaaggactttctctctccctcttattcttctcttttcctccgttgtaacctgtgctttcccttgacctataaaagagaaagcaagaCGTCTCATAGGAGGGATCGACCCATCGAGGACCAATCcgaccccaaaccgatcagaTCCAGACACACAcaagagcagcaaccgagctctcagcaccctttcactcctttcactagagacttgggacctatccctctctcgcccgtttgtaacccctcctacaaactttcggtgctagcaacacgagcagcaacgataaactggacgtagggacattctgcctgaaccagtataaatctcgtgccctctaagcacaccatccgagccagacgcgtaatattagaaatttactcgtcagtGGTAACTCAAAACAACGACACTTACTTTGTAAGGTTGTTGAACTTGTTTTGGACTTTCCATTTCTAAAGCTAATCCTCACTATAAATCATTGtttgcctaaacggtcgtttagcctaTTTACATAGGGTTTAAACACTTCGTTTCtatttaatcggttgttttgaccatTTAAACGTCAGGTGACCGAcagtttaccgtttagcgtttagaatAACATTGCTATAAATCTGTTTCAACATGGAAGACATGACATCATCCTTTACCGAGTACCGACTAACCATGCATCATCTTGCACTAATAACCGTATCATCTTGCTAAGTGGAACCTTTTAATTGTAAACTATCAACGTCATCTCTACTTAATATCATTCAAAATTCTTCAGAATCTCTACAAGTCTACAACGACGCGCGGGGCATATCTtatactatatatacacacacacagcACGCATCTGCTCGATCAATGCGACTGGATACGCAGAGGAGTAGGAGAGCTCACTCGGCTATAGAGGTGATCTAAATGTTGGGCGACTCAACCCTTGAGGATCTCGGCAATGGCGGTGTCATCGCTGCGGCCGTGCTTGCCGTCCTGCTGGTGGCGCTCAGCACGTACGGCCGTCGTTTGTGCCGGCACCCGGCAGTCCGCTTCTTCGTGTGGGGTGCCTCCATGGTATTCCTGCCGCTCTCCTCCGCCATCCTCTCCGCCCTACTGAGCAGGGTCAACCCTAACTCCCCTACCGGTCGTCGCAACCCCGACGTCCAGAACATGTGGACGCTCCTCCTGTGGCTCGTGCTCATCCTCACCCTCAAGTGCAACGCAAACATGGCCGCGACGGCAGTCACCGCTGCGGCCTCCTCGCCTGCGGAGGGTGACGCTAGCGTCGACGGCTACAGGATCAGGCCCCCCGTGGAGAACCTCGCGGCGTACGCCTGGCTGGCCTACCTTATCTGGCTCTGCGTTCCAGTGGCGGTATGGCTGGGCCATCTCAACAAAGCCATCTTCTTCTTGTTCAGCGCGCTTGGTCTCGCCAAGCTGGCGCTCAAGCTGGCTGCCTTCTACAGCGCGAGCGGCTCGTTCGCGCTGGGTAAGAACGCGCGCCTGATCGCCGGCTACATGGAGCAGCTCGTCGccgacggcgacgacggcggcctGGAACAAGTGCCGCGCTACATAGTGATGGGAGAGAAGAAGAAGTACGTCGAGGAGAGCCCTCGGGGATACCGCGTAAAGCGCGACGCCCTGCAGGACAAGTTCAGCGGCCTTGTCACACTGGACCGCGTGTGGCGGCTGGCTGAGCACGGGGATGGCGTCCTCGCCGAGAGGGTGGAGCTCAGGGACCTCTGCCTCTCCTACTCGCTCTTCAAGATCCTGCGGCGGCGGCTGTCAGGGTACCCTCTGGCCGACGCTGGGTCCGTTGAGGCGCTTAGCTTCGTGCTCAGAGGCATGGACAGCGCCGGCACGGGCGGCGCGATCAACGCCGACAGGGTGTTCCGTGTCCTCGTGGACGAGCTTTGGTTTGCAAGTGATTTCTACTACTCTCCCATCCCGTTGTGCATCTTCGGCGGATGGTGCGCCGCGCTCAACTACATCTGTTCCGTCCTAATCATCGTCGGAGCCGTCGCTGTGGGATGGATTTATCAGGTCAAGGGTGTGATACACTACACGTCGTATAAAGTCATCACTTACTTCCTCCTGCTCACCGTCGTGCTCGTCGAGGCATGGGAGATCGTCGCCAGCGTGTGCTCCAACTGGACCAAGATGGCGCTGATCGGCCACTACATAAGGCACCAGTCGCTGTGGCGCCGATCCAGCTGCGTCCACGCGGTGCTCACTGCGGTGCTGCACCTCAGGCCGGCGACGCGTTGGCGGGACAAGCTCGGACAGAACTCGGTGCTGGAGCCTCGCCGCTTCCGCAGGCGGACCGGGCTTCTCTCAGAGCAACTCTACGGCAGTTCGGGGCTCATGAAGTCCATCCCGGTGTCGCCGTTAGTCAGGGACGCGGTGCTCCGGTCACTCCTGAGCAGCTACGGGGACGGGGCGAGCCAAGACAGTGCAGCGGCACGCCGAGTCGGTGGCAAGGTGGACTGGGCGATGTACGGCTCCCAGAAGAGCTGGGCGTGGGACGCTGACGGGAGCAGCAACACGGAACTGATCCTCGTGTGGCACGTAGGCACGAGGCTCTTCGAGATGAAGTCGACGTCAGCATCGCCGGATATGATCGCCGCCTGCCACCTCTCCTACTACTGCGCCTACCTGGTAGCGGTGGCGCCGGAGCTGCTGCCGGACTCCGCGGCGTGGACCAGGAGACGGTACAAGGAAGTGTCCGACGACGTGCGCGCCGCGCTTGGTGgggatggcggcggtggcggcaccgAGTCAACCGCGGAGAGGTATGAACGGCTATTGGCGGAGCTGAGCAAGGACTCGCGGGACACGGTGCTGCGGCGGGGCGCGGAGCTCGGCCGGCACCTGGTGGAAGAGTACGCCGAGGACGAGGCGTCGGCCTGCAGGATCCTGGCCGACTTCTGGGCGGAGATGCTGCTCTTCGTGGCGCCGTCGGAGAATGTCAAGGGCCACGTCCAGGCCATGGCGCGCGGCGGCGAGTTCATCACGCTCGTCTGGGCGTTGCTTCTCCACGCTGGCGTCACCACAAGGCCTAACACGCCGGTTGGTGCTATCCCGTAATCAGTGGAGAAGCATGTATATAGTAGTACAAGTACGGTAGCAAACTCGTGGCCTTTTACCTCTGTGCCTCTATGTTTTTAATTTAAGGAATGCATACTCATAAAACTATAGCTCGTCATATTACCTGTGTATATTTCTATGCAAACTGCAACCTCCGTCCTGAAATGTAATGGGTATTGAGTTGTCCTACCTCCTAAGTTAAAATATTGTAAGTTTAAATAAAgttataaaaataatatatatgaaatatattttttataatttatttttgttgacaccgttttttgcacgtgtcaaaataatcggagtggactaatcggcaaggggaaagttattgaatactttgatagccgatgaaagatggtttgtaaagatggttgccgatagctggtgatggtcgatggaaaggttgatttggactcgggcgttgccgatgaggttggaggtgttattgtcgatgccgatgaagggaggcttgaggactactgccgatgaaacatggagtatgccgatgaagggaggcttgaagactactgccgatgaaacagggagtatgccgatgaaggaagacttgaagactactgccgatgaaatagggagtatgccgatgggaaggaggacggtgagatttccatcgtaattgaggtggatagggaaatagataggagttgatttccttttctatatttaggttatgattcatgtaagagtcacgtgtttccttagatatgggattggtgtcctagttgtgtttggttgtgtctctttagatcagggtataaatatggagtgaggggcaatgtaatagatatatcaatcaatatcaaaaccaatttttactcctatttgcatctacttacttttcggcgacttcgtcaatttgcatatttttccttttttacgagttctcattgattcggcgagctgcatcgcttcagtgcgaccttcggcgattctcgagttccgcgtgagcacctcttggccgtgacttccgggcgtatcgctgttgtcaggaccaaagtgttcgtatcttcatccttgtcgattagcaggtcaaatcgactggcacgctttggatatcgattcgggtattagccctttgtgtttgcagatccacttttgcatcaacacatcttttggcacgctcggtgggaccaatcaatcaatatgttcaatcccgagatcgattcagggaacattatcgcagtatcagaagaagatctcaaggaagaacagaggcaggctatggaaaaggctgtagaagaatacaagcagctttgtctgagatcgtttagcttgaacaagagtggacaagtcatccagaagcaagatttgccgttgcctcggcaggttacctttgactccaatcctggtaaacttcaagagatggttaattctgcagtaaatcatgctttgattaatcattccaatgtgctgtccaatactgttcataatgctgtggttcgaactctcaaagaaggacaagcggcaccacattacgttgggcctgcctatcatcagccagagccggcatctgtcaaaactccatcggctccttcggccgttgtgggtacagaagttacttcccctccagtattggcaggctcacctaatattcaatctacaccgatacaatcagatcaggtactaccaggagggcgagttcagcttaatacagatctatcggcatcagctatgtcaggccctgtgtctcagaatagccagattcctactaattggtggggatatggcatgcctccagagtcctctgctttcaatcctagattacctcaagtgtttgatgcagtaggaagagcgcctataccatcggccgtttcgccgatggctcaagtgcctcaatatgccgcaactacttctgtacaaccaactccaggaggtttccagatgcctatggttcaaacattcaattcaagtccatcagcGAGcatactgccgatgcagcagaaagcccctgctatgagtcaaactggggttcagtttatgcctcaaaccagttataattatccaacaatatcagcaaattaccagccatcggtaagttttgtaccgataagttctaataatgattggtcaggacagttacctacagttcagcgaaatcagcaggttgcagggattcaacaaggtcatatgcaagctggtttccagaatcaagcatcggcagcccagccgatgaatcctttccaacaggctaatggaccacaagtaacggcaaatatgccgattgctggagatcgtgggccacaaagatatgtggagggatgtcagcaggcacctcctgtagaaattcaaccagttcgtcagcaggaggctgatgctttttgggccgataagatagcagaaattatgaaggatcagtttgggataaagcccaaggtcaatacttattcttatcggactccataccctcctgcatacgatttaattcctctcccaaatcggtacaaggtaccggatttcactaaattctctgggcaagatgatacatcaacaatggaacatgtcaatcgcttcattattcaatgtggagaggcagctaacagagatgaattaagagttcgattattttcatcatctttgtctggatcagcatttacatggtttatttcattaccaccaaattctattattacttgggttgatctagaaaaacaattccataagtatttctttgctggaatccatgaaaagaagcttaccgatttagtaaaattgaggcagcgtaatgatgaatcggtagagagctttgtacaaaggctacgagatataaaaaataagtgctacagcctggtgctggatgatcggcagcttgccgatctggctttccaagggttattgccacatcttaaagacagatatgcttctcaggagtttgaaagcctcagtcatcttgtgcaaaggatctctgatcaagatactagggtttttgaacctaaaaagaactggagtaaaaaggtatcatttgttgaagaagtaggagattctgactctgatgaagaaccagttatcggcttagctgagtgggttaagaataaaaagtcgatatcatgtccctttggtcaaaaagagccagaaaagtttacctttgatatcaccaaggccgataaaatatttgatcttctgcttcaagagggccagattaagctgtcacctaatcatgtgatcccatcggcagaagagttgaagaagattttgtactgcaaatggcacaatgcaacttcacacagtacaaatgagtgcaaggtattcaggcaacagttacaatcggctattgaatctgggagaattaagtttggtacttccaagacccagaagccgatgaaaattgatcaacacccttttccagcaaatatgttggatgccaaaggaaagaccaaggtattgacgtcagaggctgctgagaaaaacgcttcagtggacccccaacatcggataactaccgatgatgcaaagagtaagggtttgctaggagaaagcagtagttccaaaaatcctcctcgacctggcattgtgattactcatcgaaggcagcaggagggttggcgtcaacgtaatgaccgatatcgacaacagcaagaaataagacgtcgggaagaatggaatcgacataaagatcattggagatgtccgtttttcatccattgctgggaagaaggtattaaattgccaactgttgaaaattgccctgagtgtaatggttattacggagtcaatcgctcagaaaggaggtttcaacttggtaatcagggtttgtctatcaatgagccgatcagaggcagagcatcagtgcatgatcggctggggggtagacttagtgtacatgagaggcttggtaaacgcgctgaatattttccaaggaatcaagaggagcttgaggagatggcaaacgcaagagttcccgatgaggaaatattctacagggaccctaatatacgtcgtgtagaaccaactaggacttgttatcagccggtttggaaaaccaagtttcctcgatggtgcccagagggtctgacaaagacgcagagaaggaggatgcaacatgagcgtcaggaggatttataccaagaggaaaattcctccaatgaaaggcctggtcatcagcagtggcaggtaaaacacaaaaataagggtccatcggcagatgttaatatggtattcatgttgccgatggagtttctggcactatctgataatgaggaagaagttgttctctctgatcaagtagctcagctaacactagatccaatgatggctgtttttgagaaacctaccgatgacgagagacagcatcttaaggctttatttgtgaagggcagagttgatgggcagcctgtgtctaaggtacttattgatggaggggctgcgattaatattatgccttacgtgatgtatcgaaaacttggtaaaggagatcaagacttgaccaaaaccgatatgatgttgaaagattttgaaggcaatgtgtcaccggctaaaggggcagtgtgcgttgaattgaccatcggcagcaaaaccttgccaacgacgttctttgttatcaacggcaagggtgcatataatctgcttctagggagggattggattcatgctaattgttgtgttccttctacaatgcatcaatgcctcgtacagtggattgg includes:
- the LOC136458226 gene encoding uncharacterized protein, which gives rise to MLGDSTLEDLGNGGVIAAAVLAVLLVALSTYGRRLCRHPAVRFFVWGASMVFLPLSSAILSALLSRVNPNSPTGRRNPDVQNMWTLLLWLVLILTLKCNANMAATAVTAAASSPAEGDASVDGYRIRPPVENLAAYAWLAYLIWLCVPVAVWLGHLNKAIFFLFSALGLAKLALKLAAFYSASGSFALGKNARLIAGYMEQLVADGDDGGLEQVPRYIVMGEKKKYVEESPRGYRVKRDALQDKFSGLVTLDRVWRLAEHGDGVLAERVELRDLCLSYSLFKILRRRLSGYPLADAGSVEALSFVLRGMDSAGTGGAINADRVFRVLVDELWFASDFYYSPIPLCIFGGWCAALNYICSVLIIVGAVAVGWIYQVKGVIHYTSYKVITYFLLLTVVLVEAWEIVASVCSNWTKMALIGHYIRHQSLWRRSSCVHAVLTAVLHLRPATRWRDKLGQNSVLEPRRFRRRTGLLSEQLYGSSGLMKSIPVSPLVRDAVLRSLLSSYGDGASQDSAAARRVGGKVDWAMYGSQKSWAWDADGSSNTELILVWHVGTRLFEMKSTSASPDMIAACHLSYYCAYLVAVAPELLPDSAAWTRRRYKEVSDDVRAALGGDGGGGGTESTAERYERLLAELSKDSRDTVLRRGAELGRHLVEEYAEDEASACRILADFWAEMLLFVAPSENVKGHVQAMARGGEFITLVWALLLHAGVTTRPNTPVGAIP